The following is a genomic window from Thermoanaerobaculia bacterium.
TCCACCTGGGCCTGCCGCGCCGGAGCCTTCGGCGAAGGCGGGAGAGGGGGCCGGGGGTGAGGTTTCACCGGCGGTAGCCGGCGCGGCCGCGCCGGCTACCGCCCGGTGGCGTGCGGGGGCTTCTTCTCGGCTTCGGTAGCGAGAGCCTGGATCCGCCTCTGTCGCTCGCGCTCTTTCGTGTCGTCGGCGGCCTTCTGCTTCTGCTTCGCGCCCGAGAACGACGAGGAGAGCGAGAAGATGTAGGCCGCTCCTCCGGAGATCTTCGCCTTCTTCGCGGTGGCGCCCCAGATCTTCGTCCTCTTGAAGATCGCCTCCGAGAGGTCGGCGTTGCCGAAGTCGGCGCTCTTCAACGTCGCTCCCGTCCAGTCGGCGCCGATCGCGCGGGCGAAGCGGAAATCCGCGTCGAAGAGGTTGGCGTTCCGGAAGATCGCCGCGATCAGGAGCGTGCCGGAGAAGTCGGCCGACGGCGCCTGCGCGTTGGTGAAGTCGGCGCGTTTCAAGTTCGCCTGCCGGAGGTTCGCGCCCGAGAGGTTCGCGCGGGAGAAATTCACCTCTTCGGCGACGCACTCGGCGGCGTCGGCGCCGACGAACTTGGCGCTGGCGAACGAATGCCCCTTCAGGATCGCCCGGCGGAAGATCGAGTTCGTGAAGTCGGCGCCCGTGAAGTTGCAGTTCTTGAGCTTCGACGTGCGGAAATCGAGGTCGGACATCTTCGCCTCGGCGAAGCTCGCGCCCTCCCCGGTCGCGTCGAGGAGATGGACGCGGCGCAGGTCCGCCTTCGTCCAGCGGGAGCCTCCCATCTTCGCGCGGTTGAAATTCGCGGCGAGGGCCACCGCCTGGTCGGCGTCGAGGCGTTCGAGGTTCGCGGACTCGAAATCGGCCGCCGTCACGGTCGCCTGCCGGAGCGACGCCTCGACGAGCCGCGCGGAACGGAAGTCCGCCTCCGTGAAGTCGGCCAGACGCAGGTTCGCGCCCTCGAGGTTCGCGCGCGCGAAGACCCCGCGCTGGTACGCGATTCCCTCGAGCGAGGCTCCCTGGAGGTTCGCCCCCTCGAAAGTCGCGCCGATGACCTTGGCATTCCGGAGGTTCGCGCTGACGAGGCGCGCGTTCGAGAAGTTGGCCCGGGA
Proteins encoded in this region:
- a CDS encoding pentapeptide repeat-containing protein is translated as MANLEHLRALLSPDWEAWRKANPSVTPDFTGADFTDKDLSGKDLSRTDLSRAQFGGTKLERTNLSRAVLKDATFRNVSARGAIFEQASLDYLDLSDCQFPEAKFTNVSARNTSFAGSDFTGADLEGLRVEGSDLSRANFSNARLVSANLRNAKVIGATFEGANLQGASLEGIAYQRGVFARANLEGANLRLADFTEADFRSARLVEASLRQATVTAADFESANLERLDADQAVALAANFNRAKMGGSRWTKADLRRVHLLDATGEGASFAEAKMSDLDFRTSKLKNCNFTGADFTNSIFRRAILKGHSFASAKFVGADAAECVAEEVNFSRANLSGANLRQANLKRADFTNAQAPSADFSGTLLIAAIFRNANLFDADFRFARAIGADWTGATLKSADFGNADLSEAIFKRTKIWGATAKKAKISGGAAYIFSLSSSFSGAKQKQKAADDTKERERQRRIQALATEAEKKPPHATGR